A single region of the Pseudomonas solani genome encodes:
- a CDS encoding methyl-accepting chemotaxis protein, giving the protein MGNWMRDLSLKYKFWAVNAVAFITTLLLVLHAISLERDARVESARESAQAQAALLRAWPAGQALPGGNGVVRFAAGSAPQVQGVDSAALTRANGWVELDHDALFGSDPVIGAQVQDAADGQRIAVLAHAPSLVEVFTSRMFNYAVTVFLLMMALLASSQLLIRFLLSHLNTLKDVMLHVEKSGDLSARVPLDSRDEVGQMASAFNAMQAGFQRVVGTVAQVTERLDEGAARLASSMGEVRQGMLGQQSETDQAATAINEMSATVHHIAQHAADTRDQSQTADQLAGAGQSVVSRVGESIAGLSSGVQQTAEMIEKLAEDSQKISSVVSVIHGIAEQTNLLALNAAIEAARAGEMGRGFAVVADEVRNLAKRVQDSTDEITSMILALQSGTRDAVEFMQESSFKADSCVQQAHEAGEALAAITGAVAQMRQSNTQIAVAAEQQSHVAEEMTRAVVGIRDVTELTVSQTVGSASTSAELANLASELSRAIRQLKL; this is encoded by the coding sequence ATGGGTAACTGGATGCGCGATCTTTCCCTGAAGTACAAGTTCTGGGCGGTCAACGCCGTCGCCTTCATCACCACACTGCTGCTGGTGCTGCACGCCATCAGCCTCGAGCGTGACGCCCGCGTGGAAAGTGCCCGCGAGTCGGCCCAGGCCCAGGCAGCCCTGCTACGCGCCTGGCCCGCCGGGCAGGCCCTGCCCGGCGGCAACGGCGTGGTCCGCTTCGCCGCCGGCAGCGCGCCGCAGGTGCAGGGTGTCGACAGCGCCGCGCTGACCCGCGCCAACGGCTGGGTCGAGCTGGATCACGACGCCCTGTTCGGCAGTGACCCGGTGATCGGCGCCCAGGTTCAGGATGCCGCCGACGGCCAGCGCATCGCCGTATTGGCCCACGCCCCGAGCCTCGTCGAGGTCTTCACCTCGCGCATGTTCAACTACGCGGTCACCGTGTTCCTGCTGATGATGGCGCTGCTGGCCTCCTCGCAACTGCTGATCCGCTTCCTCCTCAGCCACCTCAACACCCTCAAGGACGTGATGCTGCACGTGGAGAAGAGCGGCGACCTGTCCGCCCGCGTACCGCTGGACAGCCGCGACGAGGTGGGCCAGATGGCCAGCGCCTTCAATGCCATGCAGGCGGGCTTCCAGCGCGTGGTCGGCACCGTCGCCCAGGTCACCGAACGCCTCGACGAAGGGGCCGCGCGCCTGGCCTCGAGCATGGGCGAAGTGCGCCAGGGCATGCTCGGCCAGCAGAGCGAGACCGACCAGGCCGCCACCGCCATCAACGAGATGTCCGCCACCGTCCACCACATCGCCCAGCACGCCGCCGACACCCGCGACCAGTCGCAGACCGCCGACCAGCTCGCCGGCGCCGGCCAGAGCGTGGTCAGCCGCGTCGGTGAGTCCATCGCCGGGCTTTCCAGCGGCGTGCAGCAGACCGCCGAGATGATCGAGAAACTGGCCGAAGACAGCCAGAAGATCAGCAGCGTGGTCAGCGTCATCCACGGCATCGCCGAGCAGACCAACCTCCTCGCCCTCAACGCCGCCATCGAGGCCGCCCGCGCCGGTGAAATGGGCCGTGGCTTCGCCGTGGTGGCCGACGAGGTGCGCAACCTCGCCAAGCGCGTGCAGGACAGCACCGACGAGATCACCAGCATGATCCTCGCCCTGCAGTCCGGCACTCGCGACGCCGTGGAATTCATGCAGGAAAGCTCGTTCAAGGCCGACAGCTGCGTGCAGCAGGCCCATGAAGCCGGCGAAGCCCTGGCCGCCATCACCGGCGCCGTGGCGCAGATGCGCCAGAGCAACACGCAGATCGCCGTGGCGGCGGAGCAGCAAAGCCATGTGGCCGAGGAAATGACCCGCGCCGTGGTCGGCATCCGCGACGTCACCGAACTCACCGTCAGCCAGACCGTTGGCTCGGCCTCCACCAGCGCCGAGCTGGCCAACCTCGCCAGCGAACTGTCTCGCGCCATCCGCCAGCTCAAGCTCTGA
- a CDS encoding TatD family hydrolase, giving the protein MQLIDIGVNLTHSSFAAEREALLERAFAAGVAQLVLTGTSVADAEEALALVRQLDPEGGHLFSTAGLHPHEASQWNADSARHLHALLAEPEVRAVGECGLDFNRDFSPRPQQEKALEEQLALAVELGLPVFLHERDANERLLAILKQFRDRLPAAVVHCFTGEQRALFSYLDLDLHIGITGWICDERRGTHLHPLVREIPQGRLMLESDAPYLLPRSLRPKPKSGRNEPAFLPEVLMEVARHRGETLEHLAEHTTACARAFFGLPNIA; this is encoded by the coding sequence ATGCAACTCATCGACATTGGCGTCAATCTGACCCATTCAAGCTTTGCCGCAGAGCGTGAAGCACTGCTCGAACGCGCCTTCGCCGCTGGCGTGGCGCAACTGGTCCTCACCGGCACCAGCGTGGCCGATGCCGAAGAAGCGCTGGCACTGGTGCGTCAGCTCGACCCCGAAGGCGGCCACCTGTTCAGCACCGCCGGCCTGCACCCCCACGAAGCCAGCCAGTGGAACGCCGACAGCGCCCGCCACCTGCACGCCCTGCTGGCCGAGCCGGAAGTACGCGCCGTGGGTGAGTGCGGCCTGGATTTCAACCGCGACTTCTCCCCACGCCCGCAGCAGGAAAAGGCCCTGGAAGAGCAACTGGCCCTGGCCGTCGAACTGGGCCTGCCGGTGTTCCTCCACGAGCGCGACGCCAATGAGCGCCTGCTGGCCATCCTCAAGCAGTTCCGCGACCGCCTGCCGGCCGCCGTGGTGCACTGCTTCACCGGCGAGCAGCGCGCCCTCTTCTCCTACCTCGACCTGGACCTGCACATCGGCATCACCGGCTGGATCTGCGACGAGCGCCGGGGCACCCATCTGCACCCGCTGGTACGCGAGATTCCCCAGGGCCGGCTGATGCTGGAAAGCGACGCGCCCTACCTGCTGCCACGCAGCCTGCGGCCGAAGCCCAAGAGCGGCCGCAACGAACCGGCCTTCCTGCCCGAGGTGCTCATGGAAGTGGCGCGTCACCGCGGTGAAACACTCGAACACCTGGCCGAGCACACCACCGCTTGTGCACGCGCATTTTTCGGGCTGCCGAACATCGCCTAA
- a CDS encoding transglycosylase SLT domain-containing protein, which yields MTRPLLLLLCLLALLPFPAAARLAGPPEAWQQPSEARDLAQIRRSGVLRVLVNQSRNSSGEIKGEAIGIEYHRIRAFEQYLNRNARDGRELEVKIIPRAKDQLLAALLRGEGDLVAPGELVDPRSGGEVSASAPIRRHVPLLLVSRSGDRRYQRLEQLAGRSIALPAGSAAAEALRRVNQQLAERKLAPIVIEWVDSSLAVEDVLEMVQAGIFPLTAVEQPIAERWAKVMPKLRIEKHLVLDNQRDMTWFVRRDAPMLRASIDRFLAGYNAPSDQDATFQRVYRRLYKVHSPLARADRQRLEKVRPVLQRFADQHAFDWLNLAAVAFKESSLNPAARGASGATGLMQITPGAARTVGVGNIHALENNVQASAKYLAMLRKGFFNSAQLNERERMAFTLAAYNVGPQRVQSLRAEARRRGLNPNQWFFQVERIAAEQLGMGVVSYVSAVNKYYLAYDRERYLLEPQKKVASRGK from the coding sequence ATGACCCGACCGCTGCTGCTTCTGTTGTGCCTGCTCGCCCTGCTGCCGTTCCCGGCGGCAGCGCGCCTGGCTGGCCCGCCGGAAGCCTGGCAGCAGCCGAGCGAGGCCCGTGACCTGGCGCAGATCCGCCGCAGCGGGGTGCTGCGTGTGCTGGTGAACCAGAGCCGCAACAGCTCCGGCGAGATCAAGGGCGAAGCCATCGGCATCGAATACCACCGCATCCGCGCCTTCGAGCAGTACCTCAACCGCAATGCCCGCGACGGCCGTGAGCTGGAGGTGAAGATCATCCCCAGGGCCAAGGACCAGTTGCTGGCCGCCTTGCTGCGCGGCGAGGGCGACCTGGTAGCCCCCGGCGAGCTGGTGGACCCGCGCAGCGGCGGCGAGGTCAGCGCCAGCGCCCCGATCCGCCGCCATGTGCCGCTGCTGCTGGTGAGCCGCAGTGGCGATCGTCGCTACCAGCGCCTGGAGCAGCTCGCCGGGCGCAGCATCGCATTGCCCGCCGGCAGCGCGGCGGCCGAGGCCCTGCGCCGGGTCAACCAGCAACTGGCAGAACGCAAGCTGGCGCCCATCGTCATCGAGTGGGTCGATTCGAGCCTGGCGGTGGAGGATGTGCTGGAGATGGTCCAGGCCGGCATCTTCCCGCTCACTGCCGTCGAGCAACCCATTGCCGAGCGCTGGGCCAAGGTGATGCCCAAGCTGCGTATAGAGAAGCACCTGGTGCTGGACAACCAGCGCGACATGACCTGGTTCGTGCGCCGCGACGCGCCGATGCTGCGGGCCAGCATCGATCGCTTCCTCGCCGGCTACAACGCGCCCTCCGACCAGGATGCCACCTTCCAGCGCGTCTACCGCCGCCTGTACAAGGTGCACAGCCCCCTGGCCCGAGCCGACCGGCAGCGCCTGGAGAAGGTGCGCCCGGTGCTGCAGCGCTTCGCCGACCAGCATGCCTTCGATTGGCTGAACCTGGCCGCTGTGGCCTTCAAGGAATCCAGCCTCAACCCGGCCGCCCGTGGCGCCAGTGGGGCCACCGGGCTGATGCAGATCACCCCGGGTGCGGCGCGCACCGTGGGCGTGGGCAATATCCACGCACTGGAGAACAATGTGCAGGCCTCGGCCAAGTACCTGGCGATGCTGCGCAAGGGCTTCTTCAACAGCGCCCAGCTCAACGAGCGCGAGCGCATGGCCTTCACCCTGGCGGCCTACAACGTCGGCCCGCAGCGGGTGCAAAGCCTGCGCGCGGAGGCCCGCCGCCGGGGGCTGAACCCCAACCAGTGGTTCTTCCAGGTGGAACGCATCGCCGCCGAGCAACTGGGAATGGGGGTGGTGAGCTACGTCAGCGCGGTGAACAAGTACTACCTGGCCTATGACCGCGAGCGCTATCTGCTGGAGCCGCAGAAGAAAGTGGCAAGCAGAGGGAAGTGA
- a CDS encoding DoxX family protein, producing MSNPIKRILSTNAGIGITLLRVVTGLTFAAHGSQKLFGLFGGYGLEGTGQWMESIGLAPGYLLALMAGSAEFFGGLALVIGLLVRPAAASLIVAMVVAIFSVHWASGFFITNGGYEYALILALISGTLLIEGAGRFSLDRTFSQ from the coding sequence ATGAGCAACCCGATCAAACGCATTCTCTCCACCAACGCCGGTATCGGCATCACCCTGCTGCGCGTGGTGACCGGCCTGACCTTCGCCGCCCACGGTTCGCAGAAGCTCTTCGGCCTCTTCGGCGGCTATGGCCTGGAAGGCACCGGCCAGTGGATGGAAAGCATCGGTCTGGCTCCTGGCTACCTTCTGGCCCTGATGGCAGGCAGCGCCGAGTTCTTCGGTGGCCTGGCCCTGGTGATCGGCCTGCTGGTTCGCCCTGCCGCCGCGTCGCTGATCGTCGCCATGGTGGTTGCCATCTTCAGCGTGCACTGGGCCAGCGGCTTCTTCATCACCAACGGTGGTTATGAGTACGCGCTGATCCTCGCCCTGATCTCCGGCACCCTGCTGATCGAAGGCGCCGGCCGCTTCTCCCTGGACCGCACGTTCAGCCAGTAA
- a CDS encoding lipase secretion chaperone translates to MKRVLLSLPLVFAGCLAAILYLQSASDGNAHRAPGGAEQLASDEPIAIADVPTSADNLPPALPAQVPALPASFAGTQVDGRFQLDAGGNLLITEDIRRIFDYFLSAIGEEPIGISIQRLRGYITAQLQEPAEGQALALLEQYLDYKRQLVQLEKDLPQLADFDAMRQREAAVNALRARLFSAEVHQVFFASEETYNRFTLDRLAIVHDAALDDAAKAAAVDRLRQGLPEELQDSVLPQLQAELHVQTEQLQAKGATPAEIRRLRQQLVGGEATQRLEALDQQRQGWKQRIGAFQAEKARIEANQGLSDGDRRAAIQRLAEEKFDERERQRLDAALELAAARAQQP, encoded by the coding sequence GTGAAAAGAGTCCTGCTGTCCCTGCCCCTGGTCTTCGCCGGCTGCCTGGCCGCGATCCTCTACCTGCAATCCGCCTCCGACGGCAACGCCCACCGTGCACCGGGCGGTGCCGAGCAGCTCGCCAGCGATGAGCCCATCGCCATCGCCGATGTCCCAACCTCCGCCGACAACCTGCCGCCTGCCCTGCCGGCGCAAGTGCCCGCCCTGCCCGCCTCCTTCGCCGGTACCCAGGTCGATGGGCGCTTCCAGCTGGATGCAGGCGGCAACCTGCTGATCACCGAAGACATCCGCCGCATCTTCGACTACTTCCTCAGTGCCATAGGCGAAGAGCCCATCGGCATCTCCATCCAGCGTCTGCGCGGCTACATCACCGCCCAGTTGCAAGAGCCGGCCGAAGGCCAGGCCCTGGCGCTGCTCGAGCAATACCTGGACTACAAGCGGCAACTGGTGCAACTCGAGAAAGACCTGCCGCAACTGGCGGACTTCGACGCCATGCGCCAGCGCGAAGCCGCGGTGAATGCCCTGCGCGCCCGTCTGTTCAGCGCCGAGGTGCACCAGGTGTTCTTCGCCAGCGAGGAAACCTACAACCGCTTCACCCTCGATCGCCTGGCCATCGTCCATGACGCCGCCCTCGACGATGCCGCCAAGGCCGCCGCCGTCGACCGCCTGCGCCAGGGCCTGCCCGAAGAACTGCAGGACAGCGTGCTGCCGCAGTTGCAGGCCGAGCTGCATGTCCAGACCGAGCAGCTGCAGGCCAAGGGCGCCACACCAGCCGAAATCCGCCGCCTGCGCCAGCAACTGGTCGGCGGCGAAGCCACCCAGCGCCTGGAGGCACTGGACCAGCAGCGCCAAGGCTGGAAGCAGCGGATCGGCGCCTTCCAGGCGGAGAAAGCACGCATCGAAGCCAACCAGGGGCTCAGCGACGGCGACCGCCGTGCCGCCATCCAGCGCCTGGCCGAGGAGAAGTTCGACGAACGCGAGCGCCAGCGCCTGGATGCCGCCCTGGAGCTGGCCGCCGCCCGCGCGCAGCAGCCCTGA
- a CDS encoding triacylglycerol lipase produces the protein MNNNKILLALALGVGLAASGEALAATGYTQTKYPVVLAHGMLGFDSILGIDYWYGIPSALRRDGASVYVTEVSQLNTSEARGEELLEQVEEIVAISGKRKVNLIGHSHGGPTIRYVAGVRPDLVASATSVGGPHKGSATADFLRQIPPGSTSEAIVAGIVNGLGSLINFLSGSKSTLPQNGLGSLESLNSQGAARFNAKFPQGIPTSACGEGAYQVNGVRYYSWSGTNPLTNVLDISDVLLGATALTFKGEATDGLVGRCSSHLGKVVRDNYRMNHLDEVNQTFGLTSLFETDPVTVYRQHANRLKNDGL, from the coding sequence ATGAACAACAACAAGATCCTGCTCGCCCTCGCCCTGGGAGTCGGCCTCGCCGCCTCCGGCGAAGCCCTTGCCGCCACCGGCTACACCCAGACCAAGTACCCCGTGGTCCTCGCCCACGGCATGCTTGGCTTCGATAGCATCCTCGGCATCGACTACTGGTATGGAATCCCCTCGGCATTGCGTCGTGATGGCGCCTCGGTCTACGTCACAGAAGTCAGCCAGCTGAACACCTCGGAAGCCCGCGGCGAAGAGCTGCTGGAACAGGTCGAGGAAATCGTCGCCATCAGCGGCAAACGCAAGGTGAACCTGATCGGCCACAGCCACGGCGGCCCGACCATCCGCTACGTGGCAGGCGTGCGCCCGGACCTGGTCGCCTCCGCCACCAGCGTCGGCGGCCCGCACAAGGGTTCGGCCACCGCCGACTTCCTGCGCCAGATCCCGCCCGGCTCCACTAGCGAGGCGATCGTCGCCGGCATCGTCAACGGCCTCGGCTCGCTGATCAACTTCCTCTCCGGCAGCAAGAGCACCCTGCCGCAGAACGGCCTTGGCTCGCTGGAGTCGCTCAACAGCCAGGGCGCCGCCCGGTTCAACGCCAAGTTCCCCCAGGGCATTCCCACCAGCGCCTGTGGCGAGGGCGCCTACCAGGTCAATGGCGTGCGCTACTACTCCTGGAGCGGCACCAACCCGCTGACCAACGTACTCGACATCAGCGACGTACTGCTCGGCGCCACCGCCCTCACCTTCAAGGGCGAAGCCACCGACGGCCTGGTCGGCCGCTGCAGCTCCCACCTGGGCAAGGTGGTGCGTGACAACTACCGGATGAACCACCTCGACGAGGTCAACCAGACCTTCGGCCTCACCAGCCTGTTCGAGACCGACCCGGTGACCGTCTACCGCCAGCACGCCAACCGCCTGAAGAACGACGGCCTCTAA
- the thpR gene encoding RNA 2',3'-cyclic phosphodiesterase, which produces MSTPPLRLFFALPCPEPLATSIALWREAARCEGKAVATRNLHLTLAFLGQQPRGCVAELKAIAENLAGEPFTLRLDQLRCWHNGLLHLAPDHPPPALLALAANLQDGLRAAGFAIERRPFHPHLTLARHCPHLPGAAAPTLDWPVNQFALFASENTASGAHYRALGNWPLLPQDSNERFTQ; this is translated from the coding sequence ATGTCCACACCTCCCTTGCGCCTGTTCTTCGCCCTGCCCTGTCCCGAGCCGTTGGCAACGAGCATAGCCCTATGGCGAGAAGCCGCTCGCTGCGAAGGCAAAGCCGTGGCCACCCGCAACCTGCACCTGACCCTCGCCTTCCTCGGCCAGCAGCCACGCGGCTGCGTCGCCGAACTGAAGGCCATCGCCGAAAACCTGGCGGGCGAGCCCTTCACCCTGCGCCTCGACCAGTTGCGCTGCTGGCACAACGGCCTGCTGCACCTGGCGCCCGACCACCCGCCGCCGGCGCTCCTGGCCCTGGCCGCCAACCTGCAGGATGGGCTGCGCGCAGCGGGCTTCGCCATCGAACGGCGGCCCTTCCACCCGCACCTGACCCTGGCTCGACACTGCCCACACCTGCCCGGCGCAGCGGCCCCAACCTTAGATTGGCCTGTGAACCAGTTCGCTCTCTTCGCCTCGGAAAATACGGCCTCGGGCGCCCATTACCGCGCCCTCGGGAACTGGCCGCTGCTGCCCCAGGACTCAAACGAGCGTTTCACTCAGTAA
- a CDS encoding class I SAM-dependent methyltransferase produces the protein MTCPQPLIRLAPITTGLVLRNPRVLLSGPHQPTMLRYLDGWPKRWAGPRNLLIQFALDAGSLQRYAADSFDMAVVQAPPRDEVALMVRELVRVSRQGLITLR, from the coding sequence ATGACCTGTCCCCAACCGCTCATTCGCCTGGCCCCCATCACCACGGGCCTGGTTTTGCGCAACCCCAGGGTTCTTCTCAGCGGCCCCCACCAGCCGACCATGCTGCGTTATCTCGACGGCTGGCCGAAGCGTTGGGCCGGGCCACGCAACCTGCTTATCCAGTTCGCCCTCGATGCCGGGTCGTTGCAGCGCTATGCCGCTGACAGCTTCGACATGGCCGTGGTGCAAGCGCCCCCCCGTGACGAGGTGGCGCTGATGGTCCGCGAGCTGGTGCGCGTTTCGCGCCAGGGCCTGATCACCCTGCGCTGA
- the greB gene encoding transcription elongation factor GreB — MSRYRPPRSAGTPLITPEGEARLRAELHELWHVKRPKVTQSVSEAAAQGDRSENAEYTYGKKMLREIDSRVRFLTKRLESLKVVSERPSDPNKVYFGAWVTLEDDEGEQSRYRIVGPDELDLKQNHISIDSPLARALVGKALDAEVLVHTPTGEKSWYVVEIEYP, encoded by the coding sequence ATGAGTCGCTATCGCCCCCCACGTTCTGCCGGCACCCCGCTGATCACCCCCGAAGGCGAAGCCCGCCTGCGCGCCGAACTGCACGAGCTCTGGCACGTGAAGCGCCCCAAGGTCACCCAATCGGTGAGCGAGGCCGCCGCCCAGGGCGACCGTTCGGAGAACGCCGAGTACACCTACGGCAAGAAGATGCTGCGGGAGATCGACAGCCGCGTGCGCTTCCTCACCAAGCGCCTGGAAAGCCTCAAGGTAGTCAGCGAACGTCCGTCCGACCCGAACAAGGTCTACTTCGGCGCCTGGGTGACCCTGGAAGATGATGAGGGCGAACAGTCGCGCTACCGCATCGTCGGCCCCGACGAACTCGACCTGAAGCAGAACCACATCAGCATCGACTCGCCCCTGGCCCGCGCCCTGGTGGGCAAGGCGCTGGATGCCGAGGTGCTGGTGCACACCCCGACGGGCGAGAAGAGCTGGTACGTGGTGGAGATCGAATACCCCTGA
- a CDS encoding ABC transporter permease produces the protein MGRLPFSRLLGMAARQLRRDARAGELRVLFFALVVAVAASSAIGYFGARLNGAMLLRATEFLGADLLLSGSSPATPEQITAGEQLGLRHARAVEFSSVIAGDAGIQLASVKAVDEPYPLRGELKSAPAPYAPEEPCNGPAPGEAWAEARLFTALDLKPGDSVDVGQQTLRLTRVLTYEPDRAGDFYSLTPRLLMNHADLDATGVVQPGSRVRYRELWSGPEEALKSYRDTLEPTLAANQRIEDARDGNRQVGGALSRAERYLNLASLAAVLLAGVAVALSAARFAARRFDASALLRCLGLSRREALLLYTLQLGLLGLAAAILGALIGWLAQLGLFHLLRELLPAEVPSGGVLPAFAGIATGLVALVGFALPPLAALGRVPPLRVLRRDLLPVPPSSWLVYGAALLALGLIMWRLSLDLALTLALLGGGLLATLILGGLMLLGLNALRRLLARAALPWRLGLGQLLRHPLAAAGQSLAFGLILLAMALIALLRGELLDTWQDQLPADAPNYFVLNVLPGEKDAFAERLAQLSPHPAPLFPVVPGRLTAINGEPAKEHASKESQGERALQRDLSLTWAADLPSGNRLVAGQWWDQVPAGDLPGVSVEAKLATNLGLQLGDRLSFSVGGISRDVRVTSLREVDWDNFQPNFFMIFAPGSLADLPATYLTSFYLPPQHDRELVELARAFPAVTLLEVEAILAQLRSILAQVTVAVEFVLLFVLAAGLAVLFAGLQSTLDERIRQGALLRALGAERALLQKARRAEFALLGATAGLLAALGCELVSALLYTLAFDLQWHPHPWLLLLPPLGALLVGGAGVLGTRRALNASPLQVLREA, from the coding sequence ATGGGGCGCCTGCCGTTCTCGCGCCTGCTGGGCATGGCCGCCAGGCAACTGCGGCGCGATGCCCGTGCCGGCGAGCTGCGCGTACTCTTCTTCGCCCTGGTGGTGGCCGTGGCTGCCAGCAGCGCCATCGGCTACTTCGGTGCCCGCCTGAACGGCGCCATGCTCCTGCGCGCCACCGAATTCCTCGGCGCCGACCTGCTGCTCAGCGGCTCCTCCCCCGCGACCCCGGAGCAGATCACGGCGGGTGAACAGCTCGGCCTGCGCCACGCCCGCGCCGTCGAATTTTCCAGCGTCATCGCCGGTGACGCCGGCATCCAGCTCGCCAGCGTCAAGGCAGTGGACGAACCCTACCCCCTGCGCGGCGAGCTGAAGAGCGCACCGGCCCCCTATGCCCCGGAAGAACCCTGCAACGGCCCCGCCCCCGGCGAAGCCTGGGCCGAGGCACGCCTGTTCACCGCACTGGACCTCAAGCCCGGCGACAGCGTGGACGTCGGCCAGCAGACCCTTCGCCTCACCCGCGTACTCACTTACGAGCCCGATCGCGCCGGCGACTTCTACAGCCTCACCCCGCGCCTGTTGATGAACCATGCCGACCTCGACGCCACAGGCGTGGTGCAGCCCGGCAGCCGAGTGCGCTACCGCGAACTCTGGAGCGGCCCGGAAGAGGCACTGAAAAGCTACCGCGACACCCTCGAGCCCACCCTCGCGGCCAACCAGCGCATCGAGGACGCCCGCGACGGCAACCGCCAGGTCGGCGGCGCCCTCAGCCGTGCCGAGCGCTACCTCAACCTCGCCAGCCTCGCCGCCGTACTCCTGGCCGGTGTCGCCGTGGCCCTGTCGGCGGCCCGCTTCGCCGCCCGCCGCTTCGACGCCAGCGCCCTGCTGCGCTGCCTGGGCTTGTCGCGCCGCGAAGCGCTCCTCCTCTATACCCTGCAACTGGGTCTGCTCGGCCTTGCCGCCGCCATTCTCGGCGCACTGATCGGCTGGCTCGCCCAGCTCGGCCTGTTCCACCTGCTGCGTGAATTGTTGCCGGCGGAAGTGCCCTCCGGCGGTGTGCTGCCCGCCTTTGCCGGCATCGCCACCGGCCTGGTGGCCCTGGTCGGTTTCGCCCTGCCGCCGCTGGCCGCCCTGGGCCGTGTCCCGCCCCTGCGCGTGCTGCGCCGCGACCTGCTACCCGTGCCGCCCAGTTCCTGGCTGGTGTACGGCGCCGCCCTGCTCGCCCTCGGGCTGATCATGTGGCGCCTGAGCCTGGACCTGGCGCTCACCCTCGCCCTGCTCGGCGGCGGCCTGCTCGCCACCCTGATCCTCGGCGGCCTCATGCTCCTCGGCCTCAACGCCCTGCGCCGCCTGCTGGCCCGCGCCGCCCTGCCCTGGCGTCTCGGCCTTGGCCAACTGCTGCGCCACCCGCTGGCCGCTGCCGGGCAATCCCTGGCCTTCGGCCTGATCCTCCTGGCGATGGCGCTGATCGCCCTGCTGCGCGGCGAACTGCTGGACACCTGGCAGGACCAGCTGCCCGCCGACGCACCGAACTACTTCGTGCTCAACGTCCTGCCCGGCGAGAAGGACGCCTTCGCCGAGCGCCTCGCCCAGCTTTCGCCCCACCCGGCCCCGCTGTTCCCCGTGGTGCCCGGCCGCCTCACCGCCATCAACGGCGAACCGGCGAAGGAGCACGCCAGCAAGGAGTCCCAGGGCGAGCGTGCCCTGCAGCGCGACCTCAGCCTCACCTGGGCGGCCGACCTGCCCAGCGGCAACCGTCTGGTGGCCGGGCAATGGTGGGACCAGGTGCCGGCCGGCGACCTGCCCGGCGTCTCGGTGGAAGCCAAGCTCGCCACCAACCTCGGCCTGCAGCTGGGCGACCGCCTCAGCTTCAGCGTTGGCGGCATCAGCCGCGACGTGCGCGTCACCAGCCTGCGGGAAGTCGACTGGGACAACTTCCAGCCGAACTTCTTCATGATCTTCGCCCCCGGCTCCCTCGCCGACCTGCCGGCCACCTACCTCACCAGCTTCTACCTGCCACCGCAGCACGACCGCGAGCTGGTGGAGCTGGCCCGTGCCTTTCCGGCAGTGACCCTGCTGGAGGTGGAAGCCATCCTCGCGCAGCTGCGCAGCATCCTCGCCCAGGTCACGGTGGCGGTGGAGTTCGTCCTGCTGTTCGTGCTCGCCGCCGGCCTCGCGGTGCTCTTCGCCGGCCTGCAGTCGACCCTCGACGAACGCATTCGCCAGGGTGCATTGCTGCGGGCCCTGGGTGCCGAACGGGCGCTACTGCAGAAGGCGCGGCGTGCCGAATTCGCCCTGCTCGGCGCCACCGCCGGCCTGCTCGCCGCCCTGGGTTGCGAGCTGGTCAGCGCCCTGCTCTACACCCTGGCCTTCGACCTGCAATGGCACCCCCACCCCTGGCTGCTGCTGTTGCCGCCCCTGGGCGCACTGCTGGTGGGTGGGGCCGGCGTGCTCGGCACCCGTCGTGCCCTCAACGCCAGCCCGCTGCAGGTGCTGCGCGAAGCCTGA
- a CDS encoding ABC transporter ATP-binding protein, which translates to MSASILNARNLSKVVPSAEGELTILHDLDLDLAQGDSLAIVGSSGSGKSTLLGLLAGLDLPSSGDISLAGHALARLDEDQRARVRAEHVGFVFQSFQLLDSLNALENVMLPLELEGRRDARERARHLLDRVGLGQRLGHYPRQLSGGEQQRVAIARAFAAEPDVLFADEPTGNLDSHTGERISDLLFQLNQERGTTLVLVTHDERLAHRCRRLIRLESGRLVDRVEP; encoded by the coding sequence ATGAGCGCAAGCATTCTCAATGCGCGGAACCTTAGCAAAGTGGTTCCCAGCGCGGAAGGCGAGTTGACCATCCTCCACGATCTGGACCTGGACCTGGCCCAGGGCGACAGCCTGGCCATCGTCGGCAGCTCCGGCTCCGGCAAATCCACCCTCCTCGGCCTGCTCGCCGGGCTCGACCTGCCCAGCTCCGGCGACATCAGCCTGGCCGGCCACGCCCTCGCCCGCCTCGACGAGGACCAGCGTGCCCGCGTACGCGCCGAGCACGTCGGCTTTGTCTTCCAGTCCTTCCAGTTGCTCGACAGCCTCAACGCCCTGGAAAACGTCATGCTGCCCCTGGAACTCGAAGGCCGCAGAGACGCCCGCGAACGCGCCCGCCACCTGCTCGACCGCGTCGGCCTCGGCCAGCGCCTGGGCCACTACCCGCGCCAGCTGTCCGGGGGTGAGCAGCAGCGCGTCGCCATCGCCCGCGCCTTCGCCGCCGAACCCGACGTGCTGTTCGCCGACGAGCCCACCGGCAACCTCGACAGCCACACCGGCGAGCGCATCAGCGACCTGCTGTTCCAGCTCAACCAGGAGCGCGGCACCACCCTGGTCCTGGTCACCCACGACGAGCGCCTGGCCCATCGCTGCCGCCGCCTGATCCGCCTGGAGTCCGGCCGCCTGGTCGACCGGGTGGAACCCTGA